The sequence TGAGAGCCACATTGCTTGCCCAAACGTATCTGACACATTCTGTTTGCCGGAACACGAGATGGAACTGTATTCGCCTGCAAACAAGGTTAATCCACTCCAATCTAGACCCGCATGACAGCCTTACTCACCAATGACAAACTCCTTCCCCACCCCCCGTGCTGCTGCGATCTGGGGTTTCCACAAATCGAGGTACGCGGTAATGTTGTCATGATTCACAAGGGCCTCAAGCGTTGCTTTGGCGTTCCGGGCGGGGTCACACGTGGAATATTGATATCTATAAACTTAGGTGAGCTGAGTCGTGTAACCAGTGTGAGAGTGTAAAAATTACGTGTGTTGATCGAATAGTTTGATAACGCCAGTTTTGTCAATTCCTTGGTTGATGGTTGAGACAGTTGTCATTGGAGCCTGGCTTCATTATGAGTATGTTCCTGGGCGGCTGATAACGCTGTTCTTACCGAACTCGTGGGGTCTTCAGCAAACCCATTCTATACAAATTGATGAGAAGTGGTTCTTTCTAGATTGATATTAGACTTACAGCCTGGAAGATACCAGCTGGGAGATTGAGCGCTTTGGTTAGGGTGGAAGTCCAATTCTAAACACGGAAATTAGATCGACAAGGGAaacaaatcaaatcacatAAGTTTACCAGAAATTTCGCGGTGAATACAGCCGAGGTCCATCCTGCATAGTGGTCTGGCTCATTCCCGAGCTGTATTGCGAATATCCTATCCCATCCAAGGTACTTGATTCCTGCCTCAATCTGATTTTGGGCAATCGTAACCGAGTCATTACCCAAATTTACGTCGAGAATAAACCGGGATGTATTGGGGAATACGAGATAGGATTCGAAGTATGCAGGCCCGCTTCGAGACATATTAGTATGTGTTGAGTAATGAGAGCCCAAACGTACTAAGTTGTTCTCCATATCCCTTGAGACTGGCAACTACACTGAGATAAATTGATTCGCAAAACTGACATATGCTTACTGGACTTAGACTAGATCGAGTGCCGGAGCATTTGGGTCAAATATCGAACTATCTACGGTAATACCTCCGGGGCGATATCCGGCCCAAGTCCCGGTACGCTCGACCAACCTATTCATAAGATTTCGCGTCAATCATTTGGGTGAGTTTTGTTACCCCCGAAAGTTGGAAGATACGAAAATTCGATCGAAAATGAAGCCAGTCGACGATCGAGGATTTGAGATGCAGTTGACAGTGGAGAAGCCGGGATTGCAGGAAGGCTGATACTGGCTGCCGCTGCGACACCAGTGAGTGATAATATCGTCGTTTTTCTCATGTCGAAACCCTTCAGGATTCCCTCGCGCCTGTAGACCTGTTTATAGTCATTGGTGTTTCCTCCATTAGGTTCGGATGTCGAAGGCGAAGAACAGAAGCCGCCACACACATCGCATCGGGTACATCCCAATAGGAGCTATGAGCTATGGGTATAGAATTCGACTTGCTCAGTTCATTATCACTACCTCCATACAGAAAAGTTATTGACTAAATATGGATGCAGGGCGACTAACATGATCTACACTGCATCTAGATAGGCGCCTGGCGCCTAGTTCATCTTAGCGCCCGAAATGCTGCGGCCCAATCCCTCTTTTTATCCAAACCATCCGCCTCTCCCTCCGGGCGGGCCGGACACACATATGACGTATGCCACGCCCGCCTGATCACCCGGCAATGTCCGTCGGCTCGTTCAGCCGGTTTTCATCTTTTTTTAGTATTCGCGCGAACGCTAGTATCCCGCTCTATCCCAGGGAGTATTCGTCCTCAGCTCATCATGTTCGAAATTTCATTCGAACGAGTAGTTTATTTTCCCACTCCACATTAGTGCATGTCTACACACTCTATCTTCCCCTGTCTACCGTATGTCAACATTGAAAGTTTGTACGTACGTGAGCATTCTTGAATCCTTCCAACTAGTCATTTCATCGGACGAGCGAGACCGGCCTGGACTGACATCCTAGATCCCATGCGAATCGTCCAACACGTGTCCTAAAACGAGGGTGCCTATGACTTCAACTATTCCTTTTCCTCTCAAGGAATTGTGCACATTTTGCAATTTCTAGTGAGAGTAAACGTTGATGGAATAGTTGAATTGTCACGAGAAGGTTATAGTCACCTTCTCTATACGTACGCATCTTAGGCTAGAAAGTTTAAAGTAAGGAATAAACCCAGTAGCTTATTCGAATCCCTGGATTCCTTACGAAGTCAAGTTCGTGTCGATCGAAAGGATTGCTGTTGAAGAATTCACTCAACCCTATGGACTTTGAGCAAGCACAAGGGCGCATACACCAAGCTAGGAAGTATACTGAGCGGCCGTACGACATTTCACACCAAACCTGCCGAACCTAAACTTTGGGAGATTCCTCGTTTCCTACAATACAATACATTACATGTACTCGAGGCCCGATATATAAAGTAATCCGCAAACAGATATTAGCTCCCGCTCTTACCGACCCATCCAACCCTAGCACAAAAATGTCAATCGTTTATTCACCAACATGAAATAGCCGGAACTTACGCCATCAACAACCAGGAGCTCGCCAGAAACGTATAAACTTGCCGAGCTCGCAAGAAATACTGTTGGTCCTGCAAAATCTTTGGGTTCTCCCCAACGCCCTGCGGGAATTCGCTCTGAGATTTGACGAAGGCGGTTAGGATCGGCTAGCAACTTCTCGTTCCTGTGACGCGATGAGTAAGTCCGCACATCGTTTAATTAGCGGGTAATATGAGTCCAGATTCAAGGACTGATTCGCATATTGGATGCAATGGTTCAAATGGGGGAAATGTACGAATGGGGATCGAGGCAAATAGGAGCCCAGAGATGGCACTCACATATCTGTAGCAATGTACCCGGGGCATATCGCATTCACTTGCACATTATGTTTACTCCATTCGTTGCTAAGTGCCTTCGTAAGTTGTCCTAGACCACCTTTGGCAGCCGCGTATGCCGGGACGGTGATCCCACCCTGCATGCATCCCGTTTCAAAACAGAACATCGACGAATAGATTGGCGACAAACCTGATAGCACATTAGTGACCCAAAGTTGATAATCTTCCCTCGTCCTTTCGGAACCATGTGTCTCCCAGCTGCCTGCGATAAGAGCCATACTGCTTTGAGGTTCACATTGATCACCTGTATGGATAGTTGAGTTTCCCAGGTGCGACACGGTCGGGAACCGAGCACGGAGCTCCAAATGAGAAGATCTGGGGTACTTGTCGCCCATCCAAAATTTTACTACCACCCAGCCCATCGAGCTTCTGGAGCTCGATATCTAGAGCTACACAGGTACGCACCTCATCCCAATATGATTCGGGAAACTCCACAGCCGGCGCACGGCGTTGAATCCCCCCGCAGTTAACCATGATGTGGATCTGACCACCCATGAGTTCAAGGGCGCGATCGAAGACGGTCTTGACAGCCTCGAGGTCTGAGAGATCACAGACGGCAATATCGGCACGTCGACCTAGGGCCCGAATAGCATCACGTGTAGTAGTGTTAGACTCGTCGCGTTGAATGAGGCATATATCTGCGCCTGTGAGATGAGGAACGCGTGTTAGTTGGAGCGAGACTCATGTCAACGAGCGGGCATGCTTGACAGGGTCTTCGCACTGGACTCGATGGACACCTGATCGGCGAGGGCAGGAAAACACACGTGCACCGAAAATGAAAGTAAAATTGGATTCTAACCTGCTTCGGCGAGAGCGATCGCACATGCAGCACCGATACCTGTACGTACAACAAAGTAAGATATCGTACGAATGGAATAATAAGGCTTAATTGTACCCCGTGTGCCACCTGTAACAATAGCTGTCTGTCCAACTAGTGAAAACAACTGAAAAGAGGGAGCCGACGGAGTTTTGGCCGTCGCGGGTGTCGATTCAGTGGACATCGTGGTGGCAGAAGCAAAGATGAGGTATGCGTGATGTGCAATACCAACGGCGGATTTATATATGCAATCAACCGACGGCACATGTCCCGACTGGGGCGCATATACCGACGGACTGTGGCTCAATGGCCACATTTCGGATATCGGACCGGATGAAATACAAATTCAGCAGGCGGTGAACAAATGAGATGCGCGTCGACTCACCGCGCTCGACGCCAAAGTTTGTCGGAATGTCGAGGAAATGCAGTTTGACAACTATTTGTTTGCGTCGTGTAGACCGGATATCGCTCCGAAGAGATTCGACGGCGATTAGACAAGCTGGATCACCGTTGGATCTGGGGTGCGACCCGGTGCACTGGACGCAGAAATCTCGCACGCGTGATGGAGCTGACCGGGCCGGGCTCCCGAAGCTCCTCAATCGCGCTCAACACAAACGAATATAAATCTGGTCTAATTCGATGAACCAACCAACCGACATCACCATAATTCCTAACGACATGTCTCCTTCTGTTATCACTCTCGAACCTGCTTGCGTCCTATATGGCGCCAAGGACATGCGCGTCGAGCAGCGTACTATTAAAGCTCCTAAGGAGGGCGAGGCTCAGGTTCAAGTTGTTGCAACTGGTCTTTGCGGCAGCGATTGTGAGTACCTGTGGCACTTTTTTCGGAACCGAGTCTGATTTTTCGTATTCTCAGTACACTACTATGTCCACGGCCGTAACGGTGACTTCGTGCTCCAGAGCCCCCTTGTGCTTGGCCACGAAGCGGCTGGTATTGTCACCGCGGTCGGCTATGGTGTTACATCGGTCAAAGTCGGCCAACGAGTCGCCATTGAGGCCGGTGTTTATTGTAAAGAGTGCAGGTATTGCCTCAGCGGACGATACAATCTATGCCAAAATATGCGCTTTTGCAGCAGCGCCAAAACTTTCCCTCACCTTGACGGCACACTCCAGGGACGAATGAACCACCCAGCAGATCTGCTCCACCCGTAAGCTCCGAATTTTCTTCCGTTCCTGCGCGCTTGTTAGCTTACGCCTAGTGCGTCATCCTATTAGGCTCCCTGACGGTTGCACATTTGAGCAAGGTGCATTGGCCGAGCCACTCTCCGTCGTGCTGCACGCCAACCGACGGGCTCAGCTCCGTGCCGGCCAATCGGTCCTTGTACTCGGAGCCGGTGCTGTTGGGCTCTTGGCTTGTGCGCTAGCTAAAGCCGCTGGCGCCTCACGAGTGACTGCTATCGACATTGACCAAGGCCGCCTCGACTTTGCCCGCTCTATTGGATTTGCTACGGACGTCTACCCCCTTTCCAGAGGAGAGCGCCCACGCACATCAGAAGAGGGTCTGAAAAAAGCAAAGCAAACTGCGATTGACGCCCTTGATGACCTCGCCGAGCCCGAAGGCTATGACGTTGTTTTTGAGTGCACCGGCGTTGAGAGCTGCATCCAAATGGGCATCTTTGTGAGTCTAATTTTACCCCGCCCCCGGAGCATTTCCGTCGATCAGTGGCTGTGCTCACCTGCAAAAATCTGTGTTTAGATGGCCCGAGCCGGTGGAAAGCTTTCGTTAGTTGGTATGGGTACGCCCAATCCGACGATCCCTCTCTCTGCCGCGGCGCTGCGCGAGGTTGATATCATCGGGGTCTTCCGATACGCCAATACCTACCCTGAGGCTCTCGAGCTCCTTGGTAGTGGCAAGCTCGTGGGAGTAGAGCACATGGTCACACAGAGGTTCCCCCTCGAAGAGGCCGGCAAGGCATTTGAGCTCCTCATGCAAGGAAAAGATAAAAACGGCGGACTTGTTGTCAAAGTTATGGTTGGTACCGGCGAGCAATAAATGCGGCCCCTTTCAGTTTTGGGTTATACCTCTTTGGGACTCTGGAGTTAAGGCTTCCTACTTCTTCCACATGTGTACGATTATACCTTTGATTTTTGTATTTCTGTTCCTCATCAATAACATTCTACATTGGTTAGAACCACTCAATATGCTTCCAGCTCTGGTCGGTATTTGAGTCCGCCTTGCTTCCTTACCTCGTCGAGGACTTGCATGAGTGCTAAGCTGTCCTCGAGCCTGTACTCGTCGGCTTCGATTTTTCCCTCGCGCAGCGCACGGGCTACCGCATCTGCTTGGAAGAACAGGCCTTTACCGGGAATGGGGAACTCTTTTGTCTCTGTCGATGCGGGGCTTGCCTTTGTTTTGTAGATTTCGAGTGTGTATGATTCGGGTCGGTGAGGTGACCAAGGTATCGTCAATTGTCCCTATAAAAAAGCCCGCCATTGAGCTTCTCGATAATTGTCTCAGGCAAAAACACTTGCCTTTTCTCCCTGAATCAGTACGCCCCGCCCGGGTGGAGTGCGCATATTTAGTGCACATGAAATCACAGCAGTTGCTCTGGACTTCTTAAAGACCAAGCTTGCGTTTGTTTGTTCATCTGCGACTTCATGTACACCCTTCGCCTCGTCGACTTCCTGCATGACCATCTGTGCCACTACCTCGGGCAACTCCCTTTCTTTTCCTCCCTCATACAAGGCCAGCATAACCCATGTAAGTGGGTACACTCCAATCGCCAATAGAGCGCCTCCACCCACGAGAGGGTCTCTGATACCATGTTTGGGTAGGTTGGCGGCAAAGTCGAGTGAAAGATCTGAAGTAACGCGATAGATCTTTCCCAAGACATGCTGCACATGCAAGAGTGAATGGATGTGAGATGTGATTGGGAAGTATCGTGTCCAGAGGGCTTCAGCCAGGAAGGTGGTATTATTTTTAGATAGCGATATTAAGGCAGCAGTTTGTGCAGCGTTTATGGTGACTTTTAACCAGGGTTAGATACAACAAAAACGGCAAGATCCGGGTACTTACATGATTTCTATCAGACAAGTTCTCGTTAGGTTTATAATTTGTATGTTAGATAATCGGTGTATTACCCACCTCGCAGAGGACTGGCTTCTTTGCCTCCAGGCATGTTTTGACGTTTGTATAGTGTGCAGAAGTAATACTTGCAATATAAACTACATCCACTTCAGGATCATTCACGAGTTCTGCAACGGAATCATATGCTACCGCCGTCGAACTCTCTGGGCACAGTCAGATTTTGGAAGCAGGCACAGGTATCATGCATACCTCCGATGACACTTTTAATAAACTGATTCGCCCTCCCTACACCAGAGCTTGACGATACGGCATGCACGACGTGTCTGATGTCGTTTACACCTCGAGTTGAAGGGTCAAGCAAAAGGTCCTCGACGAACTGTTTTGCCATGTTCCCCTACACTCATCACAGTCAATAGCATCAAATCAAAAGAAGCACCTTATTGCTTACGGTTGCGACGATCCCCCAGCGGAGAGTATATATTCCACTGGTTTTCGACATAATCAAAGAAAAGCGTGATCGTTGGACAAGACAGACGGATTTGAAATTGTGACTGGGCGGCTTGTATGATAGCAGCGCCTAGTGTTCGGGACCAAAAACTACTCGTACTcaatatatatgcgcacaaaTTCAGCCGTAGCCATTTAAATTTGCAGAAAAATTATAATTATGTGGATAAGGAATTATATCTAAAATGCTACTTCCGGTTTTAAGCCGCCCTTTGGGCTTTAGCTACGGGTATAGCACAGTTGGTACGCCTTCTATCTCGTGGGATGATGTATCAATGAGTCCAAAACGTACCTCAGTAATCCTGAGCATCATTAACTATATTCTACCGGCGCGTTTCTTAGTATGCAGGAAGCATGGAGACAAGAATATTATGAATGGAAAGGAAGGGTATCTTTTCACTCCATAACTAGGAAAAAGAGTAAAAAAGCgaaaagtaaagacagtcgCATGTAAGGAACTAAAACAGAGTatcaaagaaagaaaaataGACAGATGGGTCTGTATCAATAGAGAAAGATGCTCTCTCTATGAATATATGAATTCAGTCCGACTCGAGAAGGCCTAGGATTAGTGCAAACCACTCTCCCCGCTCTGGACACACAGAATTAGTTGGTCTCATCCCCCATCTGATTTACTCACTTCCTACCAATCCACCCTAAATCATAAACTCTGTACTTTAGCACGCCCGTGTGCAAAGAGGACAAAGTTTCTAAGGGTTCTACACGGACGTTACCGGGGTCGAAGACCAagttcccccccccccccaggcGAAGGGCTTAGCGATTATGAATACGAAGTTTAATCTTAATAGGTAGTTATCTCGTTTAATTCTGTGAGAATGTgtatgtacaaaagaggcaAATTCATTTATTCATTTAACAAGCTCATCGCTTCCAGTCTTCAGACTAACGAACGACACATAAACCTTCTACTCTAAGTCTAATGCAGCCTATTTACCGTGGTCGCGTCGTTTAGCCTCGCCGCAGACAGCACGGGTCGGAGATGCCCGCCGAGGCAGGTGCGGTTCACGACTAACCGATGGAGCTGCACGTCTAACACAGCGGCATTTGATTCACGGGAGCGTGAGCAAGACTTTGTTTCGGTCCAGATCCATTCGATATGGGTAATGTGGTCATTGCACACGATATAGCACGAAGATTGAAGGGGCGGAGAGGTGTCACCTCTGCATCTTGGAAAAGTTTCCGTGATTTTTTTAGGAGTAGGACAACTTGGTACGATTGTCTAACCTCTCCGAGCTCAATTGAGGCTGGTCAATGTATGCAGGATGACGGCTGTGCCAGACACGGAGCTTACCGGATTAATCATGATCATTCAGATTTCCCACGGGCTTATATTGGCTACGAGCTTTACTTGGTGTCCTCGAATTCCGGCGGTGGTTAACCATGTCTACGAAACGCCCTACTCCCCGTGTATTTCTCATAAGACATGTGAGCCTTGAACACGGTGGATGACTATTACTCGGACAGTAATCGATACTACTCATTAGGGCGAAACGGAATGGTCGCTGAACGGAAGACATGTGAGTGTTCTGTTTTGATACATGCACCAGAACGAGAGTTCTTATGGTTTCCATGTTAGACTGGACGTACAGATATTCCTCTCACAGACAGAGGTGTGTCTCAAATCAGTAGCCGAGCCGGCAAGGCGATCGGACCGGGCAGTACGTCCAAGTTTACCCAACACATCGTCTTTGGCCCAACCCCTGAAATGTTACAGAACTCATTGATCCAGCCCATATCGAATACGCATTCATTTCTCCGCGCCAACGCGCCTCAAAGACATTTGAGCTCTTATTTGCTAGTACGCCCGACGGACCTCCAGCCCACGAATTAACCGAGGAGTGCCGAGAATGGGACTACGGCGAGTACGAGGGACTGAAGCCGGCCGAGATCCAGGAAGTCAAGCCTGGGTTCTTGATTTGGCGTGATGGGTGAGTACGAAAGGAGAAACAGAACCCATGGGCGGTGAAAGTAATAACGTTCCTGTGCAGGTGTCCAAGCGGCGAGTCTCCTGAGGAAATAACTGCGCGGATTGACGGTGTATGTTGACTCTACTCATGTCCGACCCGTTCAATAATCAGTTTCATCAATAGGTTATCGAGAAGGTCCGTACCATACATAAGAAATACTTTGAGGAGGGTATCGGAAAGCGAGACGTGGTTATTGTCGCTCATGGTCCGTTCTCGGCTCGCAGTTGGCCATGGTTTTGGACAAAGGATTCTGACTAATCAGCAACTTAGGACATTTCTCGCGCGTTTTCATTACGAGATGGTTACGCCTAGAATTGATGCTAGGTAGGTCCCCTGGTACGCTGGTTTGAGTAAGATTATCGACATTCGCTAGGAACGAGATGGATGGTTGAGCCGGCCGGAGTTGCCGTGCTCACGTACCAGCACAGAAATATGGAAGAGCCAAGCTTGTTCGGACTAAATTTCTTCACTGAACTAGAGTAGCACAAACATCATTACATTAATACCACAAGCGCAAAACTAAAACATAATCCAACATCAATGACAATATCCTTCATTTGTGGACACCCAAGATTCTATATATGTCGCTTTCGGGAGTTCACGAGAAGAGACAGGGAGATATTACATTGTGCTGGGGGAATATGGGTACCGCGTATAGAGAAACAAGGGACGAAGACGTGGGTTGAGACAGGTCAGAAATAAAACAAGCGTGGCCAGGATACAGAAACAGTGAGGGCCGGGAGATAGTCGGCCCGACGATCGTCATCAACACATGAGAGTTGCTCGTTGTATCTCTAGCAGTTGCATGCGTCCTTTCCCTTGGCTACATCCTGGCCGAGTTGCACACCGTCTGAGCGTTGTCCCGCGGTACCACGGTTGGCTCCACCTTGTCCGCGGCTAGATAAGATATGTTCAATGGGGATCTTTTTGGCTAATGAAGGAACCGGGTCCAAGGGGTCAGAAGATGCCAATTTTCCAGAACCATGTGTGCGCACCGATCTCAGTGAATATCTCCGCGATGCCCTCGCCTGTCTTGGCGCTAGTCTCAAAGAACAACAAACCGGCCTCGGTAGCATACGCCTGAGCCTCATCCTTTGGCACTTTCCTTAAATTCTCGGATTCTCCAGTGCCCTCTCCTGGGGTAGCAGTGGCATCGTCCGcctcatcttcatcatctccTGTTGCAGGGGTGACAGGGGTGGTGGGGACTGCGGGTGCTACAAGGTCGACTTTGTTGCCAGCAAGAGCAATGACgatgttgggactggcctgtCTTTGCAATTCCTTGACCCAGGTCTTTGCCTTTTCAAGCGTAGCCTCCTTGGTCACATCATAGACTACGACCGCAGCCTGCGCGTTACGGTAATACATAGGGGCGAGTGAATGGAAGCGCTCCTGGCCGGCAGTGTCCCAAATTTCGTATCGCAATACACGATCCTCGAGTCTGCACTTTTGGGTGAGAAAAGCGGCTCCAATCGTCGGTTCTTTGTTAGCCTGGAACTCGTCATTGACCTAGAGGGTGGTTGTGTTTCCAATGAGTGTAGTTTAGTGGTGGCCGCATATCGACTTACGAATCGCATGACTATCGACGATTTGCCAACAGCAGACTCGCCTGCGGTGGCCAAGGTGTCAGCGTGCATTCCCGCCACAAGGAAGGACCGATAAGATTTGCCCGGGGATCACAGCGTGGGGGATCCATAACCACACGGCATATCTCAGCGGCCATCATACTCACCAAGCAACACAAGTTTAACCTGGATCGGCTTGTCGTTGGCACCCGCAGATTCTGTAACGTCGGCCATCGTCTGAAATTTAGTGGTACGGATAAATGCGGTCTACTTTATACGGAAGTATAGGGTTCCCGAAAATAATACACCGAAAAATGCTGGTCTACTGTAGGGGTTTGAAAGTCGTGATAATCGGGCGTGGAGGGATGATGTAGGTGGCCTTGCACAGCTCACCTCGTCACATAGCTTCCAAGCGCCAGGTCCGCGGATCCAATCAGAGCTCAACGCAAAAATAATATCCGCTTGAATCTACACGACAAACAAAGCACAAATGAAGAACAGACAAAATATACGCATAACTGAGCAACACAATCAGTTTGAAGTGTTAATGTTGGCACCAGGTCCGTAGAATGAAGAGATGCCATCCCAATCCACGTCTAGCCCGTCCTCGAGCTCTACCTCCTTACCATCTTGAAACATTGGGGGAGATACAATCGTTTGTTCCGGATCATACGCCCTTTGGCGAATGGATTGTCCCACTTTACGATAAAATTCGCGGACATTGTCCCAACCAACAAAGAGCCCCTCCTCGAGTTCTACCAGTCGCCCATGTGCAAACATCTCCGGAGGATGATCCTGGTCAACGCCTGCGGCCTCCACGTTTTGTGGTTCCGAAGGATCC comes from Rhizoctonia solani chromosome 4, complete sequence and encodes:
- a CDS encoding Zinc-binding dehydrogenase, producing the protein MSPSVITLEPACVLYGAKDMRVEQRTIKAPKEGEAQVQVVATGLCGSDLHYYVHGRNGDFVLQSPLVLGHEAAGIVTAVGYGVTSVKVGQRVAIEAGVYCKECSSAKTFPHLDGTLQGRMNHPADLLHPLPDGCTFEQGALAEPLSVVLHANRRAQLRAGQSVLVLGAGAVGLLACALAKAAGASRVTAIDIDQGRLDFARSIGFATDVYPLSRGERPRTSEEGLKKAKQTAIDALDDLAEPEGYDVVFECTGVESCIQMGIFMARAGGKLSLVGMGTPNPTIPLSAAALREVDIIGVFRYANTYPEALELLGSGKLVGVEHMVTQRFPLEEAGKAFELLMQGKDKNGGLVVKVMVGTGEQ
- a CDS encoding histidine phosphatase family containing protein encodes the protein MSTKRPTPRVFLIRHGETEWSLNGRHTGRTDIPLTDRGVSQISSRAGKAIGPGKLIDPAHIEYAFISPRQRASKTFELLFASTPDGPPAHELTEECREWDYGEYEGLKPAEIQEVKPGFLIWRDGCPSGESPEEITARIDGVIEKVRTIHKKYFEEGIGKRDVVIVAHGPFSARSWPWFWTKDSD
- a CDS encoding glycoside hydrolase family 79 protein yields the protein MSRSGPAYFESYLVFPNTSRFILDVNLGNDSVTIAQNQIEAGIKYLGWDRIFAIQLGNEPDHYAGWTSAVFTAKFLNWTSTLTKALNLPAGIFQANGFAEDPTSSAPMTTVSTINQGIDKTGVIKLFDQHTYQYSTCDPARNAKATLEALVNHDNITAYLDLWKPQIAAARGVGKEFVIGEYSSISCSGKQNVSDTFGQAMWLSDTILYAASLNVSRMSSKHQCEYINNELSRSPGFSWYDLWYPVQSERYGAPRASPSYVAYLLIAEAVGKSGRSRLALIRILLFRRRWQYMRSGILAHVPMASRAYNSQHVSAKTECCCGRGLTVTVDVSKYLRRGSPAAKVKRMTSPGVESKDSGRVTWAGQSYSAGVPVGTEVVERLNAGKVNVRGSEGVLITF
- a CDS encoding Ras-related protein Rab-5B, with protein sequence MADVTESAGANDKPIQVKLVLLGESAVGKSSIVMRFVNDEFQANKEPTIGAAFLTQKCRLEDRVLRYEIWDTAGQERFHSLAPMYYRNAQAAVVVYDVTKEATLEKAKTWVKELQRQASPNIVIALAGNKVDLVAPAVPTTPVTPATGDDEDEADDATATPGEGTGESENLRKVPKDEAQAYATEAGLLFFETSAKTGEGIAEIFTEIAKKIPIEHILSSRGQGGANRGTAGQRSDGVQLGQDVAKGKDACNC
- a CDS encoding Enoyl-(Acyl carrier protein) reductase, which produces MWPLSHSPSVYAPQSGHVPSVDCIYKSAVGIAHHAYLIFASATTMSTESTPATAKTPSAPSFQLFSLVGQTAIVTGGTRGIGAACAIALAEAGADICLIQRDESNTTTRDAIRALGRRADIAVCDLSDLEAVKTVFDRALELMGGQIHIMVNCGGIQRRAPAVEFPESYWDEVINVNLKAVWLLSQAAGRHMVPKGRGKIINFGSLMCYQGGITVPAYAAAKGGLGQLTKALSNEWSKHNVQVNAICPGYIATDMNEKLLADPNRLRQISERIPAGRWGEPKDFAGPTVFLASSASLYVSGELLVVDGGWMGRREGILKGFDMRKTTILSLTGVAAAASISLPAIPASPLSTASQILDRRLASFSIEFSLVERTGTWAGYRPGGITVDSSIFDPNAPALDLV
- a CDS encoding oxidoreductase family, NAD-binding rossmann fold protein — encoded protein: MSKTSGIYTLRWGIVATGNMAKQFVEDLLLDPSTRGVNDIRHVVHAVSSSSGVGRANQFIKSVIGESSTAVAYDSVAELVNDPEVDVVYIASITSAHYTNVKTCLEAKKPVLCEKSFTINAAQTAALISLSKNNTTFLAEALWTRYFPITSHIHSLLHVQHVLGKIYRVTSDLSLDFAANLPKHGIRDPLVGGGALLAIGVYPLTWVMLALYEGGKERELPEVVAQMVMQEVDEAKGVHEVADEQTNASLVFKKSRATAGQLTIPWSPHRPESYTLEIYKTKASPASTETKEFPIPGKGLFFQADAVARALREGKIEADEYRLEDSLALMQVLDEVRKQGGLKYRPELEAY